GATGCCGGGCATGGGTGGTGGTTCTTCGACGTGGTGTTGGCCCAGCCGGCTCTTCCATTCGATGCTGCCGGTCGGGTAGGGCTCGTCGGGGCGGGTGAGGCGCATTTTCCAGCCGCCGTGTGTCTTGAGACGGTGGTGGGAACGGCACAATGGCACGAGGTTACAGGGGCATGATGTCCCGCCTTGGGCGAACGGGATGGCGTGGTCGATGTCGCATTGTCGGGCGTCGCGGCTGCAGCCGGGGTGTACGCAGTGCTGGAATCGTCCGATGACCTGGTCGATGACTTTCTGGCGGGGCTTGTAGCGGGTGGTGGGTTCGGTGCATCGTGCCTGGTCGCCGGGGC
This region of Kineosporia sp. NBRC 101731 genomic DNA includes:
- a CDS encoding HNH endonuclease signature motif containing protein yields the protein PGDQARCTEPTTRYKPRQKVIDQVIGRFQHCVHPGCSRDARQCDIDHAIPFAQGGTSCPCNLVPLCRSHHRLKTHGGWKMRLTRPDEPYPTGSIEWKSRLGQHHVEEPPPMPGIPDRATRDRIREQEWQSELRRVDPTSHTAPAEPEAHFGEPPF